In Amia ocellicauda isolate fAmiCal2 chromosome 7, fAmiCal2.hap1, whole genome shotgun sequence, one genomic interval encodes:
- the LOC136752980 gene encoding uncharacterized protein LOC136752980 isoform X1 has translation MKLGHGFQGNTSQWASADGWNFSTTTIVLLFLLNGLSVSCQCIDYMNRIEKFEFILPVDYLFKVPRLNASNDKVMMSMDCKPYNWTTDLSVDEMWRTVFCFNYTEASRYNDNVMSMDSELQQYKAKVFNILGKLMACQPKDWMCTLSVFLPLQFSPAQCSFEKQCFNVSSFFKHFKRAFQNKDKVTTQPPPTQRDTSSTTLLIATQGNTTTQGNTMTQGDATIQSQTSSPTSLTSTQPPITKRHNSEKSEHLKTVGFGVVLAVSLIANIVLGFYCLFKSRHLMSPEQRGFRLVDQDRVSVEEMGRRCDVSSAQ, from the exons gtgCTGTTGTTCTTACTCAATggcctctctgtgtcttgtcagTGTATTGACTACATGAATCGCATTGAAAAGTTT GAATTCATCCTGCCAGTTGATTACCTGTTTAAGGTCCCACGT CTCAATGCATCTAATGACAAAGTGATGATGTCGATGGACTGTAAACCATACAACTGGACG ACAGATCTGAGTGTGGATGAGATGTGGAGAACAGTGTTCTGTTTCAATTATACAGAG GCCAGTAGGTACAATGACAATGTGATGTCAATGGACAGTGAACTACAGCAATATAAG GCCAAAGTCTTCAATATACTTGGGAAGTTGATGGCCTGTCAACCAAAAGACTGGATG TGtactctgtctgtctttttgcCTCTTCAGTTCAGTCCTGCTCAGTGCTCCTTTGAGAAGCAGTGTTTCAATGTGTCCagtttttttaagcattttaagagagcttttcaaaacaaagataaag TTACTACACAGCCACCAccgacacagagagacacaagcTCAACAACTTTACTCA TTGCTACCCAGGGAAACACAACGACACAGGGAAACACAATGACACAGGGAGACGCAACGATACAGAGCCAGACAAGCTCGCCAACTTCACTTA CTTCTACACAACCACCAATTACAAAGAGACACA ATTCAGAGAAATCAG AACATTTAAAGACAGTGGGATTTGGTGTTGTGTTGGCAGTCAGTCTGATAGCCAACATTGTGCTGGGGTTTTATTGTCTGTTTAAGTCCAGACATTTAATGTCACCCGAGCAG CGAGGGTTTAGACTCGTGGACCAGGACAGAGTGTCGGTAGAGGAGATGGGTAGGAGG tgTGACGTGTCTTCCGCCCAGTGA
- the LOC136752980 gene encoding uncharacterized protein LOC136752980 isoform X2, with product MKLGHGFQGNTSQWASADGWNFSTTTIVLLFLLNGLSVSCQCIDYMNRIEKFEFILPVDYLFKVPRLNASNDKVMMSMDCKPYNWTTDLSVDEMWRTVFCFNYTEASRYNDNVMSMDSELQQYKAKVFNILGKLMACQPKDWMFSPAQCSFEKQCFNVSSFFKHFKRAFQNKDKVTTQPPPTQRDTSSTTLLIATQGNTTTQGNTMTQGDATIQSQTSSPTSLTSTQPPITKRHNSEKSEHLKTVGFGVVLAVSLIANIVLGFYCLFKSRHLMSPEQRGFRLVDQDRVSVEEMGRRCDVSSAQ from the exons gtgCTGTTGTTCTTACTCAATggcctctctgtgtcttgtcagTGTATTGACTACATGAATCGCATTGAAAAGTTT GAATTCATCCTGCCAGTTGATTACCTGTTTAAGGTCCCACGT CTCAATGCATCTAATGACAAAGTGATGATGTCGATGGACTGTAAACCATACAACTGGACG ACAGATCTGAGTGTGGATGAGATGTGGAGAACAGTGTTCTGTTTCAATTATACAGAG GCCAGTAGGTACAATGACAATGTGATGTCAATGGACAGTGAACTACAGCAATATAAG GCCAAAGTCTTCAATATACTTGGGAAGTTGATGGCCTGTCAACCAAAAGACTGGATG TTCAGTCCTGCTCAGTGCTCCTTTGAGAAGCAGTGTTTCAATGTGTCCagtttttttaagcattttaagagagcttttcaaaacaaagataaag TTACTACACAGCCACCAccgacacagagagacacaagcTCAACAACTTTACTCA TTGCTACCCAGGGAAACACAACGACACAGGGAAACACAATGACACAGGGAGACGCAACGATACAGAGCCAGACAAGCTCGCCAACTTCACTTA CTTCTACACAACCACCAATTACAAAGAGACACA ATTCAGAGAAATCAG AACATTTAAAGACAGTGGGATTTGGTGTTGTGTTGGCAGTCAGTCTGATAGCCAACATTGTGCTGGGGTTTTATTGTCTGTTTAAGTCCAGACATTTAATGTCACCCGAGCAG CGAGGGTTTAGACTCGTGGACCAGGACAGAGTGTCGGTAGAGGAGATGGGTAGGAGG tgTGACGTGTCTTCCGCCCAGTGA
- the LOC136752980 gene encoding uncharacterized protein LOC136752980 isoform X3, with protein sequence MTTIRYFTPFGRFKVLLFLLNGLSVSCQCIDYMNRIEKFEFILPVDYLFKVPRLNASNDKVMMSMDCKPYNWTTDLSVDEMWRTVFCFNYTEASRYNDNVMSMDSELQQYKAKVFNILGKLMACQPKDWMCTLSVFLPLQFSPAQCSFEKQCFNVSSFFKHFKRAFQNKDKVTTQPPPTQRDTSSTTLLIATQGNTTTQGNTMTQGDATIQSQTSSPTSLTSTQPPITKRHNSEKSEHLKTVGFGVVLAVSLIANIVLGFYCLFKSRHLMSPEQRGFRLVDQDRVSVEEMGRRCDVSSAQ encoded by the exons ATGACAACAATACGATATTTTACGCCATTCGGCAGATTTAAG gtgCTGTTGTTCTTACTCAATggcctctctgtgtcttgtcagTGTATTGACTACATGAATCGCATTGAAAAGTTT GAATTCATCCTGCCAGTTGATTACCTGTTTAAGGTCCCACGT CTCAATGCATCTAATGACAAAGTGATGATGTCGATGGACTGTAAACCATACAACTGGACG ACAGATCTGAGTGTGGATGAGATGTGGAGAACAGTGTTCTGTTTCAATTATACAGAG GCCAGTAGGTACAATGACAATGTGATGTCAATGGACAGTGAACTACAGCAATATAAG GCCAAAGTCTTCAATATACTTGGGAAGTTGATGGCCTGTCAACCAAAAGACTGGATG TGtactctgtctgtctttttgcCTCTTCAGTTCAGTCCTGCTCAGTGCTCCTTTGAGAAGCAGTGTTTCAATGTGTCCagtttttttaagcattttaagagagcttttcaaaacaaagataaag TTACTACACAGCCACCAccgacacagagagacacaagcTCAACAACTTTACTCA TTGCTACCCAGGGAAACACAACGACACAGGGAAACACAATGACACAGGGAGACGCAACGATACAGAGCCAGACAAGCTCGCCAACTTCACTTA CTTCTACACAACCACCAATTACAAAGAGACACA ATTCAGAGAAATCAG AACATTTAAAGACAGTGGGATTTGGTGTTGTGTTGGCAGTCAGTCTGATAGCCAACATTGTGCTGGGGTTTTATTGTCTGTTTAAGTCCAGACATTTAATGTCACCCGAGCAG CGAGGGTTTAGACTCGTGGACCAGGACAGAGTGTCGGTAGAGGAGATGGGTAGGAGG tgTGACGTGTCTTCCGCCCAGTGA